A single window of Flavobacterium sp. 140616W15 DNA harbors:
- a CDS encoding LytTR family DNA-binding domain-containing protein, translated as MNKLICIVIDDEPLGRVVIETFVKEIPYLELSASFEDPVEALAYLHNNAVDIVFSDIQMPKISGMELLRSLVYPPVVIFITAHRDFALDGFEAGVTDYLVKPVRFDRFLKAVNRAKDKVTSSQIATLQQQIHTDRIFIKSEGKLVKILFNEILYIEAQGDYLKIIIPSGSFTTQVTLKAMEEILNLPNFFRVQRSFILNLEAVRSINGNTVELTNGKSIAIALNKKEELFNLLGIK; from the coding sequence GTTATAGATGACGAACCACTTGGGAGAGTGGTTATTGAAACTTTCGTGAAAGAAATTCCATATCTAGAGCTGTCGGCTTCATTTGAAGATCCAGTTGAAGCGTTGGCGTACTTACATAATAATGCGGTGGATATTGTTTTTAGTGATATTCAAATGCCTAAAATTAGCGGAATGGAATTGTTACGCTCGTTAGTGTATCCGCCTGTAGTGATTTTTATTACAGCGCATCGTGATTTTGCCTTGGATGGTTTTGAAGCTGGTGTAACAGATTATTTGGTAAAACCGGTTCGATTTGATCGGTTTTTAAAGGCTGTCAATAGAGCCAAAGATAAAGTTACATCAAGTCAGATAGCAACACTTCAGCAACAAATTCATACTGACAGGATATTTATTAAATCTGAAGGAAAGCTGGTGAAAATTTTATTCAATGAAATCCTTTATATAGAAGCTCAGGGAGATTATCTCAAAATTATTATCCCTTCTGGAAGCTTTACAACACAGGTCACTCTTAAAGCAATGGAGGAGATTCTTAATCTTCCAAATTTCTTTCGAGTACAGCGTTCGTTTATTCTTAATTTAGAAGCTGTGAGAAGCATTAATGGCAATACAGTTGAGCTAACTAATGGTAAGTCAATTGCAATAGCTTTAAATAAAAAAGAAGAGCTTTTTAACCTATTAGGGATAAAGTAA